Within the Halomonas sp. HL-93 genome, the region AGGTCAAGCACAATGCCTTCTATGTCCTGGCTTTTCAGGTGCTCGATCTCTTTGGCTACATCGCGGGTGGTGCTGCGGTAGTCGTCTTCTCCCGCCTGCCAGGCGTCAAAATCGACGTAGAAAGTGGGGATTTCAATAACCCCCAGTCTGTGGGTGGTGCCGTCGCGCTCGACATCAATCACCTCGCTCTGGGCGGCTTGGTCTTCTAAGTCAACCGTGTCGCGGGTGATTTCGACGGTTTGCGAGCGAGTCATATCCACGGCCTGGGCGGGCACCACGTCAAGCTTAACAACGGAGCCTTTGGGGCCGCGAATTAGGTCAACCACGTTATCCAGGCGCATGCCAATAACGTTGACCATCTCGCCGTCTTCTTGACCTACGCCAATAATCCGGTCGGCGGGCTCCAGAACACCAGCGCGTTCAGCGGGGCCGCCGGGTACTAAGCTGGATACTTTGACGTATTCGCCGTCTGCCTGGAGTAGCGCGCCGATGCCTTCCAGTGACAGGCTCATCTGAATATCGAACGATTCGCCTTGGCGCGGCGAGAGGTAGCTAGTATGGGGGTCAATGGTGCCGGTCACCGCGGCCATGACCAAGCCAAAGACGTCTTCCGATTCGGTTTGCTCCAGGCGGGAGAGCTGGCCCTCGTAGCGCTGGCGGAGATTATCGACGATTTGCTCGTCATCCTGGTCGGTTAAAGCCAGGGTCAGAGCATCATTTTTCAGCCGTTTTTCCCATAGCGATTCTAGCTCGCTTTCATTTTCGGCCCAGGCAGTGTCTTCGCGCTCAAGCTCAAGGCGTTCATCGCCGTCGAAGTTGAACGTTGTGTCGTCGTCAAGGCGCTCCAGTAACCACTCAAGGCGTGCGGTATGGCGCTCGCTGAGACGATCATAAAGCGCAAATACCTCATCCAGTTCACCCTCGAAAAGCGTCTCGGCCAGATCGGTTTCCAGGTGGCGATAGGGTTCGATATCGCTACTTAACAGATAAGCCCGCTGGCCGTCTAAGATATCCAAGTAACGGTCGAAGGCCTCTTTCGACCACGCTTGGTCGAAGCTGACCTCTGCGTAGTGCCCGTAACGGAGCGAGTCGGCAATCTCTACCGCCGCTTGGCGCTGTTCTTCGGTCGGCTCAAGTTGCGCTAACGCCGTCGAGCTGGTGACGACCAGCATGACGGTTAGGGCGACCGAGCGCGAAAGCGTTGCAAACAAGCTCATCAGTCAAGCTCTCCCGGATTTGTGTACACTCATGCTTTCCTAGACCCGCATCTGACCTATGAGTTGCGAAGGCCGAAGGAGCATTGTAGCAGGTCGTCTGCTTCGCTGAGACTCAATCATGTCGCTAATGGGGATTTCTATGTCCGAAACATTCAACGCTGATCGCGTCGCGCGGTTATGCGAGTTTTTACGCCAGTCACCTACGCCTTGGCATGCCACGGGTGCGATGGCTGAGCGTTTAGAGCACGCTGGTTTTCAGCGACTGGAAGAGACGGCCAATTGGCAGTTGATGCCCGGTCAGCGCTACTACGTGACGCGCAACGATTCATCGCTGATTGCCTTTCAACTTCCCTCGGGAGCGCTACGGGATTTGCGCATGATAGGAGCGCATACGGATAGCCCCGGCCTACATTTAAAGCCTAATGCCACCCAGTATGCCGCCGGTTGGTTGCAGTTGGGGGTGCAGGTGTATGGCGGCGCGTTGCTTGCCCCGTGGTTTGACCGCGACTTAGGCATAGCTGGGCGGGTGCATATCCGCCATGCTGATGGACAGCTTGAGAGTATGCTCCTTAACGTTGATCACCCGGTAGCGATCATTCCGAGCCTTGCGATTCACCTTGACCGCGATGTGAATGCAGGGCGTAGCATCAACCCCCAAACCCAAATGGCGCCGGTGCTGCTGCAGAGCGATACAGACAAGCTCCAGGACCTGTTGGCACGATGGCTGGAAGCCGAGCATGGCTTACGCGCCGTGGATATCGTCGATTTTGAGCTGGGCTTTTACGATGTGCAGCCACCTTCCCTGGTGGGCGTCAACCAGGAGCTGATTGCCAGCGCGCGGCTGGACAATTTGCTGTCATGTTTTGTGGGCCTGGAAGCGTTGCTTGACTGCGATGGGCAGCAAGGCGCGCTGCTGGTCGCCAATGATCATGAAGAAGTGGGCAGTGCGACTGCCTGCGGTGCACAAGGTCCCTTCTTGGGCGATGTGCTGAAGCGCCTCAATGCGCAGGTGGGAGGGGCGACTGAGGAATCGCTGGTGCAGCTGACTCAGTCGTCGCTGATGATCTCCTGTGATAACGCCCACGGGCTGCATCCCAACTTCCGTGATAAGCACGACGAGTTGCATGGGCCGTCGCTTAACGGCGGGCCGGTGATCAAGGTCAATGCCAGCCAGCGCTATGCGACCAATAGCGTGACGGGCGCACTGTTCCGCGATGTTTGTCGCGATGCCGACGTGCCGGTACAGTCGTTTGTGACGCGATCAGACATGGGCTGCGGTACCACCATCGGGCCGGTTACCGCCACCGAGGTCGGCGTGCCCACTATGGATGTGGGTCTGTCTCAGTGGGCGATGCACTCGATTCGGGAAACCGCAGGGACTCAAGACGTTGAGTATCTAACCCGTGCGCTGGTGGGGTTTTTAAACCGCTCGACGTTAAGCTAGAACCTTTAGCTACCGGCAAACAAAAAAGCCCGCCGACAGTGTCAGCGGGCTTTTAATGTTCGCTTGGTGGCTACGCCCTGATTTGAACAGGGGACCCCATCATTATGAGTGATGTGCTCTAACCAGCTGAGCTACGTAGCCATTCAACGGGGGCGAATATTACTCAGCGCTGCCGAGTCCGTCAAGCATTAGTTGGCGAGAGCCGCTACACATTGAAACGAAAATGCACGACGTCACCGTCCTTGACGATATACTCCTTACCTTCAAGGCGCCATTTGCCTGCATCTTTGGCGCCTTGCTCGCCGCCCAGGGAAACAAAATCATCAAAGGCGACGACCTCCGCGCGAATAAAGCCTTTCTGGAAGTCGGTATGGATAGCACCGGCGGCTTCAGGCGCGGTGGCTCCTTGCTTAACAGTCCAGGCGCGCACTTCCTTAACGCCCGCCGTGAAATAGGTCTGCAGGCCGAGCAGCGCATAGCCGGCGCGAATCACACGGTCCAAACCGGGTTCGTCCATCCCCATCTCACTTAAAAACATCTCGCGTTCTTCGTCATCCAGTTCGGCGATTTCGGCTTCGATCTGGTTGCATACCGGCACCACCACAGCGCCTTCCTCGGCAGCGATTTCGTGAACGACATCCAGATAAGGATTGTTCTCGAAACCGTCTTCATTGACGTTGGCGATGTACATGGTGGGCTTCAAGGTCAAAAAACCGAAGCTTTTTACCTGACGTTGCTCGTCTTCGCATAAGCCAAAGCTACGTAGCGGTAAGCCTTCAGCCACGTGCGGCTGGATACGGTCAAGAATCTCCTTGGTGGCAATCGCCTCTTTATCGCCGCCCTTCACCGAGCGGACAAGGCGCTGGCTGGCCTTTTCGACGGTGTCTAAATCGGCGAGTGCAAGCTCAAGATTAATCGTCTCAATATCGGCGCGTGGATCAACCTGGTTGGCCACGTGGATCACATTGTCATTGTCGAAACAGCGCACCACATGAGCGATGGCTTGGGTTTCGCGGATATTGGCTAGAAACTTGTTGCCCAACCCTTCGCCTTTTGAGGCGCCTGCCACCAGGCCTGCGATATCGACAAACTCCATCGTTGTCGGCAGGACTTTCTGCGGTTTGACGATCTCGGCAAGGGCATTAAGCCGCGGGTCGGGCATAGGCACGATCCCTACGTTGGGTTCGATGGTGCAGAAGGGAAAGTTTTCTGCGTCGATGCCTGATTTGGTAAGCGCATTGAACAGTGTGGACTTGCCGACGTTGGGCAGCCCGACGATGCCGCAGTTAAAACCCATAAAATGTTCCTGAAAAGAGATGGTAGGGCGTAAAATTAATCGCCATTCTACGAGATCAGCCCGCTGCCAACCACTGGTGAAATGTTATGGCTTTAGGCTGTGTAGTTGGTTCATGGCTTTGGCCCAGTCGCCAGCCAGGACCGAGGGCAAGGTTGCTAGGCACTCGTCGATGGCGCGCTCAATAGCCGTTTGCTCAGCCTTTCCAGCGCGACCTAGTACATAATTGGTGACCTGGCTTGCATCCCCCGGGTGGCCAATGCCGATACGTACTCGGTGAAACTGTTTTTGGTTGCCCAGTGCGCTGATGATATCGCGCAGTCCATTGTGGCCGCCATGGCCGCCACCGGTTTTATAACGTGCCTGGCCTGGCGGCAGGTCGAGTTCGTCGTGGGCCACCAATAAATTGTCAGGGGTAAGTTTGAAAAACTGGCACAGAGCAGCGACGGCTGCACCGCTGCGGTTCATAAAGGTGGTGGGGTTGAGTAAGTGCAGCTCATGGTCACCGACGCGCACCTTGGCATAATGGCCGAGGAACTTCTTTTCCGGGCGTAGTTCACCATGGGTGCTGCGGGCAATCGCATCGACGAGCCAAAAGCCGGCGTTGTGGCGCGTTGCCTCATAGTTAGCTCCGGGGTTGCCGAGTCCAATGATGGCCGTTACCTGGCTCATTTCCCACCTCCAACAAAAATTCTGGGAGAACGTTTTTGATGACGCCTTGTGGCGGCCACAAAAAAAATCAAGCGCCGAAGCGCTTGATCGTAACATCACGAGGGCCGTGCGGGGACGGCCCACGCAGACAGCTTACTCGGCGCTGTTGTCTTCTTCGCCTTCACTGTCGCTTGCGCTTTCACCGTCTTCGTCTTCGTCGGTAGTACGAACTTTCATCTTGGTGATGCTGAGTACCGCGTTGTCATGCTCTTCGCCATGAGACAGATCCACCGAGGTGACGCCTGCCGGCAGAGTCAGGTCAGACAGGTGCAGCGTCGTGCCGATCTCAGCTTTGCTGATGTCAACTTCCAGGTAGTCAGGAAGGTCTTTCGGCAAGCAGCTAATCGCCACTTCGTTAGCAAGAACGTGCAGTTCGCCGTCCTGATCCTTGATGCCGACACACACGTCTTCACCGATGACGTG harbors:
- a CDS encoding M18 family aminopeptidase, with product MSETFNADRVARLCEFLRQSPTPWHATGAMAERLEHAGFQRLEETANWQLMPGQRYYVTRNDSSLIAFQLPSGALRDLRMIGAHTDSPGLHLKPNATQYAAGWLQLGVQVYGGALLAPWFDRDLGIAGRVHIRHADGQLESMLLNVDHPVAIIPSLAIHLDRDVNAGRSINPQTQMAPVLLQSDTDKLQDLLARWLEAEHGLRAVDIVDFELGFYDVQPPSLVGVNQELIASARLDNLLSCFVGLEALLDCDGQQGALLVANDHEEVGSATACGAQGPFLGDVLKRLNAQVGGATEESLVQLTQSSLMISCDNAHGLHPNFRDKHDELHGPSLNGGPVIKVNASQRYATNSVTGALFRDVCRDADVPVQSFVTRSDMGCGTTIGPVTATEVGVPTMDVGLSQWAMHSIRETAGTQDVEYLTRALVGFLNRSTLS
- a CDS encoding carboxy terminal-processing peptidase, with amino-acid sequence MSLFATLSRSVALTVMLVVTSSTALAQLEPTEEQRQAAVEIADSLRYGHYAEVSFDQAWSKEAFDRYLDILDGQRAYLLSSDIEPYRHLETDLAETLFEGELDEVFALYDRLSERHTARLEWLLERLDDDTTFNFDGDERLELEREDTAWAENESELESLWEKRLKNDALTLALTDQDDEQIVDNLRQRYEGQLSRLEQTESEDVFGLVMAAVTGTIDPHTSYLSPRQGESFDIQMSLSLEGIGALLQADGEYVKVSSLVPGGPAERAGVLEPADRIIGVGQEDGEMVNVIGMRLDNVVDLIRGPKGSVVKLDVVPAQAVDMTRSQTVEITRDTVDLEDQAAQSEVIDVERDGTTHRLGVIEIPTFYVDFDAWQAGEDDYRSTTRDVAKEIEHLKSQDIEGIVLDLRNNGGGALQEANSLIGLFIDRGPTVQVRDADGRINLYGDSEAGTLYDGPMGVLVNRLSASASEILAGAIQDYGRGIVMGSSTFGKGTVQTLSDLNHGEIKLTRAKFYRISGESTQNRGVEPDIDFPSLLDPERIGESSLDNALEWDTVQDVQYRRYGEPERYLDTLLSAHEERAADNPNFRYLEQQSALSRELREQNTSVSLNREQRERETEAQEAEQLSLENQRRRALGLDELEEWTDARDETPLSDNAAEDDTSNGNEDDDNEDDMPVERAHVLEAAEVLLDYAQLQNAQRYVNR
- the pth gene encoding aminoacyl-tRNA hydrolase, producing the protein MSQVTAIIGLGNPGANYEATRHNAGFWLVDAIARSTHGELRPEKKFLGHYAKVRVGDHELHLLNPTTFMNRSGAAVAALCQFFKLTPDNLLVAHDELDLPPGQARYKTGGGHGGHNGLRDIISALGNQKQFHRVRIGIGHPGDASQVTNYVLGRAGKAEQTAIERAIDECLATLPSVLAGDWAKAMNQLHSLKP
- a CDS encoding 50S ribosomal protein L25/general stress protein Ctc, yielding MSDFSLIASVRNDLGKGASRRLRRANQQVPAVVYGGEKDAQSIAVEKTAFYKAIEDESFFSSVITLVIEGKEEQVVVRDLQRHPYKPLLTHADFLRVDATHEITMNVPLHVIGEDVCVGIKDQDGELHVLANEVAISCLPKDLPDYLEVDISKAEIGTTLHLSDLTLPAGVTSVDLSHGEEHDNAVLSITKMKVRTTDEDEDGESASDSEGEEDNSAE
- the ychF gene encoding redox-regulated ATPase YchF, coding for MGFNCGIVGLPNVGKSTLFNALTKSGIDAENFPFCTIEPNVGIVPMPDPRLNALAEIVKPQKVLPTTMEFVDIAGLVAGASKGEGLGNKFLANIRETQAIAHVVRCFDNDNVIHVANQVDPRADIETINLELALADLDTVEKASQRLVRSVKGGDKEAIATKEILDRIQPHVAEGLPLRSFGLCEDEQRQVKSFGFLTLKPTMYIANVNEDGFENNPYLDVVHEIAAEEGAVVVPVCNQIEAEIAELDDEEREMFLSEMGMDEPGLDRVIRAGYALLGLQTYFTAGVKEVRAWTVKQGATAPEAAGAIHTDFQKGFIRAEVVAFDDFVSLGGEQGAKDAGKWRLEGKEYIVKDGDVVHFRFNV